The following are encoded together in the Zingiber officinale cultivar Zhangliang chromosome 8A, Zo_v1.1, whole genome shotgun sequence genome:
- the LOC122011610 gene encoding phosphatidylinositol 4-kinase gamma 7-like: MSRPSAMRMPGLESDQQDRTVKRKPQIDLKTSSSVGDHLPLLQNSWRRGLTTKPFRLTLPDLLQNNSTWPIEILVCADNDDARVKELVKDVAKGIKNGATPTPVERGSGGVYVCRNKSGDRVAVLKPADEEPFAPNNPKGFVGKTIGQPGIKNSVRIGEMNFREVAAYLLDNENFANVPPTALVKIIHSAFRVNDGRKPKLLRKIASLQQFVPHDFDASEYGSSTFPVAAVHRIGILDVRIFNTDRHAGNLLVRKVEDGVGRFGERTQLIPIDHGLSLPEGLEDPYFEWINWPQASIPFSEDELEYISDLDPVKDCEMLRRELPMIREACLRVLVLCTIFLKQAAAFGLCLSDIGEMMSRDFSVLQEGLISEFEGVCVKAWRQATDGAAFFSPKATVQELEEDFQFHMEYSPGLSTLVEDSHEENEESTTADAKALSSDEQDDFPLGANSSAPPKTNWFRVKKQSKNAVNGKPIDEHEGNSGTDISDVRLADMGGEEWQDFLEHFQDLLPIALDARKTLAAQKQKPRLGTSCNF, translated from the coding sequence GACCTCAAGACCTCAAGCTCTGTAGGCGATCATTTGCCTCTCCTGCAGAATTCATGGCGCAGGGGTTTAACTACTAAACCCTTCCGCCTGACCTTACCGGATCTCCTGCAAAACAACTCAACCTGGCCGATTGAGATATTGGTCTGTGCGGACAACGACGACGCTAGAGTGAAAGAGCTGGTCAAGGATGTGGCGAAAGGTATCAAAAACGGCGCAACGCCCACACCCGTGGAAAGAGGGAGTGGAGGTGTCTACGTCTGCAGGAATAAGTCCGGTGATAGGGTTGCAGTTTTGAAGCCAGCTGATGAGGAGCCATTTGCACCCAACAACCCAAAAGGTTTTGTTGGGAAAACCATCGGCCAGCCAGGTATCAAAAACTCTGTGCGCATCGGCGAGATGAACTTCAGGGAGGTCGCTGCTTACCTTTTGGATAACGAAAACTTCGCAAATGTTCCTCCGACGGCGCTTGTGAAGATCATACACTCGGCGTTTCGTGTCAATGATGGCAGGAAGCCAAAACTTCTCAGAAAGATTGCTTCGCTCCAGCAGTTCGTTCCCCACGATTTCGATGCCAGCGAGTATGGATCGTCCACCTTTCCCGTTGCGGCGGTACACAGAATTGGGATACTCGACGTCAGGATCTTCAACACAGACAGGCATGCTGGAAATTTGCTGGTGAGGAAGGTCGAGGATGGGGTTGGCAGGTTTGGAGAAAGAACACAACTTATCCCCATAGATCATGGTCTTTCCTTGCCAGAGGGCTTGGAGGATCCCTATTTCGAGTGGATCAACTGGCCACAGGCATCGATTCCGTTTTCTGAGGATGAGTTAGAGTATATATCCGATCTCGATCCAGTGAAAGACTGTGAGATGCTTCGGAGGGAGCTTCCGATGATTCGAGAAGCCTGCCTCCGAGTTCTGGTCTTGTGCACGATTTTCCTCAAGCAAGCAGCAGCTTTTGGGCTCTGCCTATCTGACATCGGCGAGATGATGAGCAGAGACTTCAGCGTATTGCAAGAAGGGCTGATCAGTGAGTTTGAGGGCGTCTGTGTGAAGGCATGGCGGCAAGCTACTGATGGAGCGGCATTTTTTTCTCCAAAAGCCACGGTCCAAGAGTTGGAAGAAGACTTCCAGTTTCACATGGAATATAGTCCAGGTTTGTCAACGTTGGTGGAGGATAGCCACGAGGAGAATGAAGAAAGCACCACGGCAGATGCGAAAGCACTCTCCTCTGATGAGCAGGATGACTTCCCATTGGGTGCCAACTCTTCTGCACCTCCGAAGACCAACTGGTTCCGTGTAAAAAAACAGAGCAAGAATGCTGTTAATGGAAAGCCAATCGATGAGCACGAGGGGAACAGTGGCACAGATATAAGCGATGTGAGGCTGGCTGACATGGGTGGAGAAGAATGGCAGGATTTCCTCGAGCACTTCCAGGACCTGTTGCCGATTGCTCTCGATGCTCGCAAAACTTTGGCTGCTCAAAAGCAGAAGCCAAGGCTGGGCACCTCTTGCAATTTTTGA